Proteins encoded within one genomic window of Streptomyces kaniharaensis:
- a CDS encoding suppressor of fused domain protein: protein MAHDFPLFGDPHGSSPELSREAVLAAVEARLISTFGEPSGRAAVTFLGTDRIEVLRFGPDAEGLVRYATLGMSAAPMADPTAMVADQLRGPRVELVLTVRGGRDDVLRSLATFAATPQVEGLVVAPGGSLDLGAPLWEGAPFTSVLAAEPGGLVPDLELDEPADPVRFLPLLPMTPNEAGWKRVHGAAALQERWLDHGTDLRDPDRRGVRLD from the coding sequence ATGGCGCACGACTTCCCGCTCTTCGGCGACCCCCACGGTTCCTCCCCGGAGCTCTCCCGGGAGGCGGTGCTGGCCGCCGTCGAGGCCCGGCTGATCTCCACCTTCGGCGAGCCGAGCGGCCGGGCCGCCGTCACCTTCCTCGGCACCGACCGGATCGAGGTGCTGCGCTTCGGCCCGGACGCCGAGGGCCTGGTCCGCTACGCGACCCTCGGGATGTCCGCCGCGCCGATGGCCGACCCGACCGCGATGGTCGCCGACCAGCTGCGCGGCCCGCGCGTCGAACTCGTCCTGACGGTCCGCGGCGGACGCGACGACGTGCTCCGCAGCCTGGCCACCTTCGCCGCGACGCCGCAGGTGGAGGGCCTGGTGGTGGCCCCGGGCGGCTCGCTGGACCTCGGCGCCCCGCTCTGGGAGGGCGCGCCGTTCACCTCGGTGCTGGCCGCCGAGCCGGGCGGCCTGGTGCCGGACCTGGAGCTGGACGAGCCGGCCGACCCGGTCCGCTTCCTGCCGCTGCTCCCGATGACGCCCAACGAGGCCGGCTGGAAGCGGGTGCACGGCGCCGCCGCCCTCCAGGAGCGCTGGCTCGACCACGGGACCGACCTGCGCGACCCGGACCGCCGCGGCGTCCGCCTGGACTGA
- a CDS encoding PHP domain-containing protein — MRIDLHAHSTASDGTDSPAELVAAAVAAGLDVVALTDHDTVAGHARAAKAVHALPAGTLTLVPGAELSCVVDGISMHLLAYLFDPAEPAFAAERELVRTDRFRRGRAIVERCRELGADISWEQVQRIAGEGSVGRPHIASALVEAGVADTVSDAFTAEWLANGGRADVRKHETDPVEAVRLVRAAGGVPVFAHPGAVKRGRTVSDQVIADLAAAGLAALEVDHMDHDEETRGRLRGLAGELGLLVTGSSDYHGGRKTVRLGEHTTDPAVYEALLDQATGAKPIGG; from the coding sequence GTGCGCATCGACCTGCACGCCCACAGCACCGCGTCCGACGGCACCGACAGCCCGGCCGAGCTCGTCGCGGCCGCGGTGGCCGCGGGCCTCGACGTCGTCGCGCTCACCGACCACGACACCGTCGCGGGCCACGCCCGGGCCGCCAAGGCGGTACACGCGCTGCCGGCCGGCACCCTGACCCTCGTCCCCGGGGCCGAGCTGTCCTGCGTCGTGGACGGCATCAGCATGCACCTGCTGGCGTACCTGTTCGACCCGGCGGAGCCGGCGTTCGCGGCCGAGCGGGAGCTGGTGCGCACCGACCGGTTCCGGCGCGGGCGGGCGATCGTCGAGCGGTGCCGGGAGCTCGGCGCGGACATCAGCTGGGAGCAGGTGCAGCGGATCGCGGGGGAAGGGTCGGTCGGCCGGCCGCACATCGCGAGCGCACTGGTCGAGGCGGGCGTGGCGGACACCGTCTCGGACGCCTTCACCGCCGAGTGGCTGGCCAACGGCGGGCGGGCGGACGTGCGCAAGCACGAGACCGACCCGGTCGAGGCGGTCCGGCTGGTCAGGGCGGCCGGCGGGGTGCCGGTGTTCGCCCACCCCGGCGCGGTCAAGCGTGGGCGGACCGTCTCCGACCAGGTGATCGCCGACCTGGCGGCGGCCGGGCTGGCCGCACTGGAGGTCGACCACATGGACCACGACGAGGAGACCCGGGGCCGGCTGCGCGGCCTGGCCGGCGAACTCGGGCTGCTGGTCACCGGATCCAGCGACTACCACGGCGGCCGCAAGACCGTCCGTCTCGGCGAGCACACCACCGACCCGGCGGTGTACGAGGCGCTGCTGGACCAGGCCACCGGCGCGAAGCCGATCGGGGGCTGA